One region of Mesobacillus boroniphilus genomic DNA includes:
- a CDS encoding spore germination protein, whose protein sequence is MPAIVGVAQVISLGNSAVFHIGDVYRISPVSNAKTFSGAGSFNTGDGLTVYNNQSSTNTYDTDAVDQGNYLNV, encoded by the coding sequence ATGCCAGCAATTGTAGGAGTTGCACAGGTCATTTCACTCGGAAACAGCGCTGTCTTCCACATTGGTGACGTATACAGAATTAGCCCGGTTTCCAACGCAAAAACATTTTCTGGAGCTGGCTCATTCAATACCGGAGATGGATTGACCGTGTACAATAACCAAAGCTCAACAAATACCTATGATACAGATGCCGTTGATCAAGGCAATTATCTGAATGTATAA
- the gerPC gene encoding spore germination protein GerPC — translation MDAEFYQYLQKLHLYVEHQSRKTARLEKLVSELQQEIAALKERPPVQIGNIEYKFDQLKVETLEGTLNIGLNPTELDGIDDFTVDQKAVNVPIPPKQLFKRTIEIETALNQYLESDLENIYRSAQTELGISVDDSYFEFIKNDIKKQLSVRVAQHLKEQSSSERGTELSPQLNENVIDLLKQEIQNGVFLFLKNLPDNVKEGRSK, via the coding sequence TTGGATGCGGAATTTTATCAATATTTACAGAAGCTGCATTTATATGTGGAGCACCAGAGCAGAAAGACTGCCAGGTTGGAGAAGTTGGTTTCCGAGCTTCAGCAGGAAATTGCTGCACTAAAGGAGCGGCCGCCGGTTCAAATCGGAAATATCGAGTATAAATTCGACCAGTTGAAGGTGGAAACACTTGAAGGAACATTAAATATCGGCTTGAATCCAACAGAACTGGATGGGATTGATGATTTCACCGTTGATCAGAAGGCTGTGAATGTCCCGATTCCGCCAAAGCAGTTATTTAAAAGGACAATCGAGATTGAAACAGCACTGAACCAATATCTTGAATCTGATTTGGAGAACATTTACCGAAGTGCCCAAACGGAACTGGGAATCAGTGTAGATGATTCATATTTCGAGTTTATAAAAAATGATATCAAAAAACAGTTATCCGTCAGAGTGGCTCAACATTTAAAAGAACAATCATCGAGTGAAAGAGGTACTGAATTAAGTCCTCAGTTAAATGAAAATGTGATTGATTTGCTTAAGCAGGAAATCCAGAATGGAGTATTCCTGTTCCTGAAAAACCTGCCGGATAATGTAAAGGAAGGACGTTCAAAATGA
- a CDS encoding YhgE/Pip domain-containing protein: MNWFSLFLAQMSQIASSKGVLYSVIAALLVPIVYGGILLSPDWGPYDNLSNLPVAVVNKDKGAMSGEEPLNVGEDLVADLKKSNDLGWKFVDAEKAEKGLQSNKYYMVIEIPEDFSERVTTVLEPDPKKLELNYIQNEGLNFMAAQVTRSATEKLREKLANKITEKYASNIFANLGDVSNGFKTAADGSEKLYDGTAELHDGTGLLLTTLNEKSADISKLAAGTLELKSGTGQLAGSLAGKQGDISKLANGSKELAAGTAQLAGSLKSKQSDITKLANGSKDLKDGTGLLLSSLNEKSSDITKLADGSADVNAGTGLLLQKLKGGQPGITQLAAGGKRLEEKMPELKAGTASVLAGLQGAQQAVTNQIGPGTTAVAGGISEVITNSQNLGNNLQGLTTLLEAYLAKNPGLSTDQDFLTILGTSKGIRDAATNPENAAKLQALQDGANQIAAAFNENIPAEKGSLASGINQLAEGQKLIDQGVGDLAASAPVLAAGTASVAAGWDEMITKVGLLHDGTTQIAAGNKSVNAGWGTITAGVKELDGGAALISAGNQTVDKGWKELAAGAAKIHSGAAQVSDGNATVDKGWRDLTAGASKIHSGVVQVSDGNVSVEKGWGDLTDGVTKLNEGAGKLYDGSGQLAAGLKDGAEETGKIKANEKNIGMFASPVELISDKVNGYSLYRDSTAPYVMTLALFVGILIMSMFINFNKPQELNVSKVSWFAAKFMNLASLAVVQAILLSIVVLAFLELEVSNPAGFIVFAIVVSIVFTAIVMFFASFGNIGRFILLALVVMQLSTTGANLPIDMLPEYLRSISAYLPFTYSIAGFKALISLNGSSMAMINLGVLLGFLVLFALMTMTVYLFKTKEEPQQTDLAM, from the coding sequence ATGAATTGGTTTAGCTTGTTTTTGGCTCAAATGTCACAGATTGCATCGAGCAAAGGGGTACTCTATTCTGTTATTGCAGCTTTGTTGGTGCCAATTGTATATGGCGGAATCCTGCTGTCTCCAGATTGGGGACCGTATGATAATCTCTCCAATCTGCCTGTTGCAGTTGTCAACAAAGACAAAGGTGCCATGTCCGGGGAAGAGCCCCTTAATGTTGGGGAGGATCTTGTGGCAGACCTGAAGAAAAGCAATGACTTAGGCTGGAAATTTGTAGATGCAGAGAAAGCAGAAAAAGGACTGCAAAGCAATAAATATTACATGGTCATTGAGATTCCAGAAGACTTCTCTGAAAGAGTGACAACGGTTCTGGAGCCAGATCCGAAAAAATTGGAACTCAATTATATCCAAAATGAGGGCCTTAATTTTATGGCCGCACAGGTGACAAGAAGTGCAACTGAAAAACTGAGAGAGAAGCTTGCCAACAAGATTACTGAAAAGTATGCGAGCAATATTTTTGCAAATCTTGGAGACGTATCGAATGGGTTCAAAACTGCAGCGGATGGTTCTGAGAAACTGTATGACGGAACAGCTGAACTTCATGATGGTACTGGACTGCTTTTGACTACCCTTAACGAGAAGTCAGCAGATATTTCGAAGCTTGCGGCTGGAACTCTTGAACTGAAAAGTGGTACTGGTCAACTGGCGGGTTCTTTAGCCGGAAAACAAGGAGATATATCCAAGCTGGCAAATGGGTCAAAGGAACTTGCAGCAGGTACTGCTCAATTAGCAGGAAGTTTGAAATCCAAACAAAGTGATATTACAAAACTTGCAAACGGTTCAAAAGATCTGAAAGATGGGACCGGTCTGCTATTAAGCTCTCTTAATGAAAAATCCTCAGACATAACCAAGCTGGCGGACGGATCTGCAGATGTAAATGCAGGAACGGGATTGCTCCTGCAAAAGCTTAAAGGCGGACAGCCAGGCATCACTCAACTGGCTGCGGGAGGTAAGCGGTTAGAAGAAAAAATGCCAGAACTCAAGGCTGGTACAGCATCAGTGTTAGCTGGATTGCAAGGGGCACAACAAGCAGTAACTAACCAGATTGGCCCGGGAACTACAGCAGTAGCAGGCGGAATTAGCGAAGTGATAACAAATTCACAAAACCTGGGGAACAATCTTCAGGGCCTGACCACACTGTTGGAAGCATATCTCGCAAAGAACCCAGGATTAAGCACAGATCAAGATTTTTTAACTATTCTAGGAACAAGTAAAGGTATCAGGGATGCGGCCACTAATCCTGAAAATGCAGCGAAGCTTCAAGCACTGCAGGATGGAGCGAATCAGATTGCCGCAGCATTCAATGAAAATATTCCTGCAGAAAAAGGGTCACTTGCATCTGGAATTAATCAATTGGCAGAGGGCCAGAAATTGATCGACCAGGGTGTGGGCGACTTAGCAGCAAGTGCCCCTGTCCTGGCAGCTGGAACAGCAAGTGTAGCAGCAGGCTGGGATGAAATGATCACTAAGGTCGGATTGCTTCATGATGGAACAACTCAAATAGCTGCAGGAAATAAGTCCGTCAATGCTGGATGGGGAACCATCACAGCAGGGGTCAAAGAACTTGATGGCGGAGCAGCTTTAATATCAGCAGGGAATCAAACGGTAGATAAGGGCTGGAAGGAGCTTGCTGCAGGTGCAGCAAAAATCCATTCAGGGGCAGCTCAGGTCAGCGACGGAAATGCTACCGTAGATAAGGGATGGCGTGATCTGACAGCAGGTGCTTCCAAGATTCATTCAGGTGTTGTCCAAGTCAGCGACGGAAATGTCAGCGTGGAAAAAGGCTGGGGAGATCTGACTGATGGAGTAACAAAATTGAATGAAGGAGCAGGGAAACTTTATGATGGAAGCGGTCAATTGGCTGCCGGGTTAAAGGATGGTGCTGAGGAAACCGGTAAGATTAAAGCTAACGAAAAAAATATTGGCATGTTCGCTTCACCAGTTGAACTAATTAGCGACAAAGTCAACGGATATTCTCTTTACAGAGATTCTACTGCGCCATATGTGATGACACTTGCATTATTCGTGGGGATATTAATCATGTCAATGTTCATCAATTTCAACAAGCCTCAGGAATTAAATGTATCTAAGGTGAGCTGGTTCGCTGCAAAATTTATGAATCTTGCTTCCTTAGCTGTGGTTCAGGCAATTCTGCTATCCATTGTGGTCCTTGCATTCTTAGAATTAGAGGTTTCAAACCCAGCAGGGTTCATAGTGTTCGCTATAGTGGTTAGTATTGTATTTACGGCAATTGTCATGTTCTTTGCTTCGTTTGGGAATATCGGCCGTTTTATTCTTTTAGCATTGGTAGTCATGCAGCTTTCGACAACTGGAGCAAACCTACCAATTGATATGCTGCCTGAGTATCTCCGCAGTATAAGTGCATACTTGCCATTTACGTATTCGATTGCAGGATTTAAAGCTCTTATTTCATTAAATGGTTCTTCAATGGCGATGATTAACCTGGGTGTTCTTCTTGGCTTCCTTGTACTCTTTGCTTTGATGACTATGACAGTCTATTTATTCAAGACAAAAGAAGAACCACAACAAACCGATTTGGCTATGTAA
- a CDS encoding spore germination protein GerPB, giving the protein MNFQVYNRDISVGDIRVIGVSSSSLLMVGDAETIQLAATFDTPAESLIVGPFVPLSPDIS; this is encoded by the coding sequence ATGAATTTCCAAGTCTATAACCGGGATATTAGTGTCGGCGACATTAGGGTCATAGGTGTTTCGAGTTCATCACTGCTGATGGTAGGGGACGCTGAAACAATTCAGCTGGCTGCAACCTTTGATACACCGGCAGAATCGTTGATTGTTGGCCCATTTGTCCCGCTGTCGCCGGATATATCGTGA
- a CDS encoding fumarylacetoacetate hydrolase family protein: MKFVMYKNESGQFIGIVNPEGTHVLPLVDTYEKMGGKKAIPADLLQAISLGEVFHQEAEKTFQWVNDNKLDSELFIPLETVELLAPIPRPAKNIFCVGKNYAEHAIEMGSKDDIPEHIMVFTKAPTTVIAHDQNILAHSELTEQLDYEGELAVVIGKKGKAIKREDALDYVFGYTIVNDVTARDLQAKHKQFFIGKSLDTTCPMGPWIVHKTTIENPNNLDIKTTVNGEVRQDSNTGNFIFPVEEVISVLSQGMTLEPGDIIATGTPAGVGKGFKPPRFLSSGDTIEITVEGIGTLRNRVTKQ; this comes from the coding sequence ATGAAGTTCGTTATGTATAAAAATGAATCTGGCCAGTTTATTGGAATTGTCAATCCAGAAGGGACTCATGTCCTGCCACTAGTTGATACCTATGAAAAAATGGGCGGTAAAAAAGCAATACCTGCTGATCTGCTTCAAGCCATTTCATTGGGGGAAGTATTTCATCAGGAAGCGGAGAAAACATTTCAATGGGTGAACGATAACAAACTGGACAGCGAGCTATTTATCCCGCTTGAGACAGTTGAATTGTTAGCGCCCATTCCACGGCCAGCCAAGAATATCTTCTGTGTCGGTAAAAATTACGCGGAGCATGCGATTGAAATGGGTAGCAAGGATGATATTCCTGAGCATATCATGGTATTCACAAAGGCACCTACCACTGTCATTGCCCATGATCAGAATATCCTCGCGCATAGCGAATTGACAGAGCAATTGGACTATGAAGGTGAGCTTGCAGTAGTCATTGGCAAGAAAGGAAAAGCGATCAAAAGGGAAGATGCTTTGGATTACGTGTTTGGTTACACAATCGTAAATGATGTGACGGCTAGAGACCTTCAGGCAAAGCATAAGCAGTTTTTCATTGGTAAAAGCCTTGACACCACTTGCCCGATGGGACCATGGATTGTCCATAAAACCACAATCGAAAATCCAAACAATCTGGATATAAAGACAACAGTAAATGGAGAAGTGAGACAGGATTCCAATACAGGAAACTTCATTTTCCCAGTAGAAGAGGTCATTTCAGTGCTCTCACAGGGGATGACACTCGAGCCTGGTGACATCATTGCTACAGGAACCCCCGCAGGAGTAGGAAAAGGCTTTAAACCGCCAAGGTTCTTAAGCTCTGGAGATACCATTGAAATAACTGTCGAAGGGATTGGGACTTTAAGGAATAGAGTAACAAAACAGTAA
- a CDS encoding DUF418 domain-containing protein, translating into MKINGQVSGNRINSIDRMRGFSLLGIFFVNMISFHSPYFYIDPETWWDGSVNLFTYRFIDLFVQASFYPLFAMLFGYGLVILRERTLEKGLRFNPLALRRLSILLLIGVIHAFLIWEGDILITYAVCGFAFLLFIGWSAKRLFITGLSLYIVPNVLLLLMLGAASVADGGAEFSMYDGQAAEQSIAIYQTGSFAEVTEHRISEWYKNNNLMGLFFYLITILPLFMIGAGAAKLRLFENVQEKRRRIAIAAAVLATLGLLIKAVPYLYGKTLMTDYAQDVFGGAMVAMAYALIIALASELEQLNSLLYPLEAAGRLSISNYLFQSVVSTMIFYSYGLGYYGELSIFSGTMLALGIYVIQLAFSSWWVKRFYYGPVEWLWRSGTYLKKQRFKKGEA; encoded by the coding sequence ATGAAGATTAACGGACAGGTATCCGGAAATAGAATTAATTCAATTGACCGGATGCGAGGCTTTTCATTATTGGGGATCTTTTTTGTAAACATGATTTCATTCCATTCGCCTTATTTTTATATTGATCCTGAGACTTGGTGGGATGGAAGCGTAAATTTATTTACATACCGGTTCATTGATTTATTTGTCCAGGCCAGCTTTTATCCGCTGTTTGCGATGCTGTTCGGGTATGGGCTTGTTATTTTAAGAGAACGCACGCTTGAAAAAGGACTCAGGTTCAATCCGCTTGCTTTGAGGAGGCTGTCCATCCTGTTATTGATTGGTGTCATACATGCTTTCCTCATATGGGAAGGAGATATCCTCATAACATACGCGGTTTGCGGTTTTGCATTCCTTCTATTTATTGGCTGGAGTGCAAAAAGGCTTTTCATTACGGGATTGAGCTTATACATAGTCCCTAATGTCCTTCTGTTATTGATGCTCGGTGCAGCATCTGTGGCTGATGGAGGAGCGGAATTTTCGATGTACGACGGACAAGCGGCGGAACAGTCGATAGCAATCTATCAAACGGGCAGCTTTGCTGAAGTGACTGAGCATAGAATATCTGAATGGTATAAAAACAATAACCTGATGGGATTGTTCTTTTATTTGATCACGATTCTTCCTTTGTTCATGATTGGAGCAGGAGCGGCAAAGCTAAGACTTTTTGAGAATGTTCAGGAGAAGAGGAGAAGGATTGCAATCGCTGCAGCTGTACTCGCAACCCTTGGATTGTTGATAAAAGCAGTTCCCTACCTGTATGGCAAAACTTTGATGACAGATTATGCGCAGGATGTTTTTGGCGGCGCAATGGTTGCGATGGCTTATGCGCTGATTATTGCACTCGCTTCGGAGCTTGAACAATTGAACAGTTTGCTCTACCCGCTGGAAGCTGCCGGCAGGCTTTCAATCAGCAACTACCTATTCCAGTCGGTCGTATCGACTATGATTTTTTATAGTTATGGACTTGGATATTATGGGGAATTGTCCATTTTTTCAGGAACCATGCTTGCGCTTGGAATTTACGTGATTCAATTGGCATTCAGCAGCTGGTGGGTCAAAAGATTTTACTATGGGCCTGTCGAATGGCTGTGGCGAAGTGGCACGTATTTGAAAAAGCAGCGTTTTAAAAAGGGTGAAGCCTGA
- a CDS encoding YisL family protein produces MIHAHMTTWFLALVLFFVALGLHKSGKEKGAKIVQMVLRLFYVLILLTGFWLLFSININIMYVLKAAVGLWVIAMLEMILIRTKKNEKASILWIQFIVAVLLVLYLGFSLPLGTDMF; encoded by the coding sequence ATGATACATGCCCATATGACCACTTGGTTTTTGGCTCTTGTTTTATTCTTCGTTGCACTTGGACTACATAAAAGCGGTAAGGAAAAGGGCGCTAAAATTGTCCAGATGGTCCTTAGATTGTTTTACGTGCTCATTCTATTGACTGGCTTCTGGCTTCTTTTCAGCATCAATATCAACATTATGTATGTGCTGAAAGCGGCAGTAGGCTTGTGGGTAATCGCAATGCTGGAAATGATTTTAATTCGTACAAAAAAGAACGAAAAAGCGTCTATATTGTGGATTCAATTCATTGTCGCAGTTCTTCTTGTACTGTATTTAGGTTTTTCACTTCCACTTGGAACTGACATGTTCTAA
- a CDS encoding spore germination protein GerPB: MNFYIQQSITINLLRIDGISNSSVLQIGSAGMIKPVSYLYNTGGFTAPAPEAVHPTEVTTGLEDMPGGTLEAPAVPLQAPVQRN; encoded by the coding sequence ATGAATTTTTATATACAACAATCAATCACTATCAACCTTTTGAGGATTGATGGAATCTCAAACTCTTCTGTTCTGCAAATTGGCAGTGCAGGAATGATTAAGCCAGTCTCCTACCTATATAACACCGGTGGATTTACAGCACCTGCTCCAGAGGCGGTCCACCCTACAGAAGTCACAACTGGCTTAGAGGATATGCCAGGCGGCACACTGGAAGCTCCTGCCGTCCCTTTGCAGGCTCCGGTTCAAAGGAATTAA
- a CDS encoding long-chain-fatty-acid--CoA ligase yields MNVPLLLKQFLDRAVSLYGDKKAIFSEDRALTYKELNDRVNRLSGGLRKIGVCKGDRIAYLAPNSIEMLEGFYGVFQVGGVMVPLNIRLKPDDYLFILNHSESKVLFVDQDLYHLIQPIKDQLESVQHIIVHYKEDSLDEISYDEWLLQQSAESFNREELDENDVCSLLYTSGTTGNPKGVMLTHRNNYLHALSTMHHLRVSDEDVLLHVLPMFHVNGWGSPFYYTANGASQVCLRKTTPETIFNALEKHKVSVMHMAPTVLNALLQFYEKNVPSIEQQVRVVIAGSAPPPAFVTRVEKELGWEFIQVYGMTESSPLSTISTIRSHLKQLPLNQQYRMKAKAGISMIGSQVKVVNDHGDEVAHDSKEIGEVITRSNGVMKGYWKNEEATMETIRNGWLHTGDMATVDEYGNIDIVDRKKDVIISGGENISSIEVEGVLYDHPAILEAAVIAVPHEKWGETPHAYIVLRENEQVTEQELIAFSREKLAHFKAITGVTFVNELPKTASGKIQKVHLRNEYWENNGKTGRFVN; encoded by the coding sequence ATGAACGTACCATTGCTGTTAAAACAGTTTCTAGACCGGGCAGTGTCGCTTTATGGAGATAAGAAGGCGATTTTTTCTGAGGACAGGGCGCTTACATATAAGGAATTGAATGACAGAGTGAACCGGCTTTCAGGTGGATTAAGAAAGATAGGAGTATGCAAGGGTGACCGGATTGCCTACCTTGCCCCGAACTCGATCGAAATGCTCGAAGGTTTCTATGGTGTATTCCAGGTAGGCGGAGTTATGGTCCCATTGAACATTCGCCTGAAGCCGGATGATTATTTGTTCATTCTTAACCACAGTGAATCGAAAGTTTTGTTCGTGGACCAGGATTTATATCATTTGATCCAGCCAATCAAGGATCAGCTTGAAAGTGTTCAGCATATTATTGTCCACTACAAGGAAGATAGCCTGGATGAGATCAGTTATGACGAATGGCTTTTACAGCAATCTGCCGAAAGTTTTAATCGAGAAGAGCTTGATGAGAATGATGTCTGCAGTCTGCTGTATACAAGTGGGACGACTGGTAATCCAAAGGGTGTCATGCTTACTCACCGGAATAATTACCTCCACGCGTTGAGCACGATGCATCATTTACGCGTCAGCGATGAGGATGTCCTGCTCCATGTCCTGCCGATGTTCCATGTTAACGGATGGGGATCGCCATTTTATTATACGGCGAACGGCGCTTCGCAGGTATGTCTGCGAAAGACGACGCCCGAAACGATTTTTAACGCGTTGGAAAAACATAAAGTCAGCGTCATGCACATGGCTCCAACTGTGTTGAATGCATTGCTTCAGTTTTATGAAAAAAATGTCCCGAGCATTGAACAGCAGGTACGGGTGGTCATTGCCGGTTCTGCACCGCCTCCAGCATTCGTAACCCGAGTAGAAAAAGAACTTGGCTGGGAATTCATCCAGGTGTACGGCATGACAGAATCCTCCCCTTTAAGCACGATTTCAACTATCAGGTCGCATTTGAAGCAGCTTCCTTTGAATCAACAATACCGAATGAAAGCAAAAGCAGGAATATCCATGATTGGCAGCCAGGTAAAGGTCGTGAATGATCATGGAGATGAGGTTGCCCATGATAGTAAGGAAATAGGGGAAGTCATAACCCGAAGCAATGGAGTCATGAAAGGCTACTGGAAAAATGAAGAGGCAACGATGGAAACGATCCGTAATGGATGGCTCCATACCGGAGACATGGCAACAGTTGATGAATACGGCAACATTGATATTGTCGACCGCAAGAAAGACGTCATCATCAGCGGCGGCGAGAATATTTCCTCCATCGAAGTCGAGGGAGTATTGTATGACCATCCTGCAATCCTGGAAGCAGCAGTCATTGCGGTCCCACACGAAAAATGGGGCGAGACTCCGCATGCATATATTGTGCTTCGTGAAAATGAGCAGGTCACAGAACAGGAGCTTATTGCTTTTTCAAGAGAAAAACTGGCCCATTTCAAAGCAATTACAGGGGTTACATTTGTAAACGAACTGCCTAAAACAGCTTCCGGCAAAATCCAAAAGGTCCATTTACGGAATGAATACTGGGAAAACAATGGTAAGACGGGCAGATTTGTAAATTAA
- a CDS encoding DNA topology modulation protein, with product MEKVIIIGCGGAGKSTLARKLGKILNLKVYHLDAMYWKPGWKMTAKDEWKRLIKQVIEQDTWIMDGNYGSTMDMRAQAADTIIFLDYSTPRCLYGVFKRRIMYHGRTRPDMNEGCPERLDWDFIKWVAQYRSKKAPGIIAKLEEFRLQGKGIYHFTNPRETEKFIEEQSIKGGR from the coding sequence ATGGAGAAGGTCATCATTATCGGCTGCGGAGGCGCAGGAAAATCGACACTGGCCCGAAAGCTCGGAAAAATACTTAACTTAAAGGTGTATCACCTTGATGCAATGTACTGGAAACCGGGTTGGAAAATGACTGCAAAAGATGAGTGGAAAAGGCTAATCAAGCAAGTGATAGAACAAGATACATGGATCATGGACGGAAACTATGGCAGCACGATGGATATGAGGGCACAAGCAGCTGATACCATCATCTTCCTTGATTATTCTACTCCGAGGTGCCTGTACGGAGTTTTCAAAAGGAGAATCATGTACCATGGCAGGACAAGGCCAGATATGAATGAAGGCTGCCCGGAGAGGCTGGATTGGGATTTTATCAAATGGGTGGCGCAGTACAGAAGTAAAAAAGCTCCGGGCATTATTGCGAAATTAGAAGAGTTCAGGCTTCAGGGAAAAGGGATTTACCATTTTACAAATCCTCGTGAAACAGAGAAATTTATAGAAGAGCAGTCAATTAAAGGAGGACGTTAA
- a CDS encoding sensor domain-containing protein → MATTKSCFYENDRKLNSFIEGNSFKDHRNLLVQIFFSHKEKRKLQHLEQLLKKQLPVSAVLSCEAGGCFPLDTQCVVSFTVFDEQELNPTLQDQYTINTLNSLVETSQQDILHLNESLKVSEQYYRSLFDNNGDFVYSTDLIGNFTSVNQAFMKTFGYTESELIGKSALDFINKEDVNRAKMHFIQALKGKNQTYTIEITIKSGETQIFQIKNIPITINGACVGTYGIGRNITTQKKTEEKIIQLAYYDQDTGLPNRMRFTEQLEEMIHRAKHKKELLAVLVIDIDRFKIINDSLGHYAGDIVLKELAQRIQNRLPEGAYLGRFSGDKFTMMLTENVSIDQTTRTARELQNLISMPLFYQNQEFIVTASIGISSFPGDGLDEHALLKNADIAMNRSKNQGGNKITYFSTGMNDQALVRLELESYLRKALQKDEFHLCYQPLMDLKSGEIICTEALIRWQHPHLGLVSPAQFIPLAEETGLIEEIGAWVLTTACVQTKAWQQNGFPNLGISVNVSAYQFQQHAFIGQVVEALETSQLDPGYLSLELTESAMLKDIVYSISVMKSLQELGVKVSIDDFGTGYSSLSYLRNLPIDTLKIDQSFINNLHDDPSDIAIVKAIITMGQGLSVKIVAEGVETYEQLNLLRDLDCHYAQGYYIQKPLDIAAFEKGFSTMENIVY, encoded by the coding sequence ATGGCTACGACAAAAAGCTGCTTTTACGAAAATGATCGAAAACTTAATAGCTTTATAGAGGGCAATTCATTCAAAGACCATCGCAATCTATTGGTGCAAATCTTTTTCAGTCATAAAGAAAAACGAAAGCTTCAGCACCTTGAGCAGCTGCTTAAAAAGCAGCTTCCCGTATCTGCTGTGTTGAGCTGTGAAGCAGGCGGCTGCTTCCCTTTAGACACACAATGTGTCGTCTCATTTACTGTGTTCGATGAACAAGAACTCAATCCTACTCTTCAAGATCAATACACCATCAACACATTGAACAGCCTTGTGGAGACCTCACAACAAGACATCCTTCACCTTAACGAAAGCCTCAAAGTTTCCGAGCAATACTATCGTTCGTTGTTTGACAACAATGGAGATTTTGTCTATTCAACAGATTTAATAGGGAATTTCACAAGTGTCAACCAGGCATTCATGAAAACCTTTGGATATACCGAAAGCGAACTTATTGGCAAGTCAGCGCTCGATTTTATCAACAAGGAAGATGTGAACCGTGCCAAAATGCATTTTATTCAGGCACTAAAGGGGAAAAATCAGACCTATACAATCGAGATTACAATCAAGAGCGGCGAAACCCAGATTTTTCAGATCAAAAATATTCCAATTACGATAAATGGTGCATGTGTAGGAACGTATGGTATTGGCCGAAATATCACCACCCAGAAAAAAACAGAGGAAAAGATCATCCAGCTTGCCTATTATGACCAGGATACGGGATTGCCGAACAGGATGAGGTTCACTGAACAGCTCGAAGAAATGATTCACCGTGCCAAGCATAAGAAAGAACTACTTGCCGTACTTGTCATAGATATTGACCGCTTCAAAATCATCAATGACAGTCTTGGGCATTATGCTGGTGATATTGTATTGAAGGAGCTGGCACAAAGAATCCAGAATCGCCTTCCAGAAGGCGCTTATCTTGGAAGGTTCAGCGGCGATAAATTCACCATGATGCTGACAGAGAATGTTAGCATCGATCAGACGACAAGAACAGCCAGAGAATTGCAGAACCTTATATCAATGCCCTTGTTTTATCAGAATCAGGAGTTCATCGTCACGGCCAGCATTGGAATCAGCTCCTTCCCGGGGGATGGTCTTGATGAGCATGCACTGCTGAAAAATGCGGATATTGCGATGAACCGCTCGAAAAATCAAGGCGGTAATAAGATTACTTACTTCTCAACCGGAATGAACGATCAGGCATTGGTACGGCTTGAGCTTGAAAGTTATTTAAGAAAAGCGCTGCAAAAGGATGAGTTCCATCTTTGCTACCAGCCGCTTATGGACTTGAAATCTGGGGAGATTATCTGTACAGAAGCCCTCATCCGCTGGCAGCATCCGCATCTTGGACTGGTTTCGCCAGCACAGTTCATTCCTCTTGCAGAGGAAACAGGATTGATTGAGGAAATCGGTGCATGGGTTCTGACAACCGCATGTGTGCAGACAAAAGCCTGGCAGCAGAATGGATTCCCCAATCTCGGTATCTCGGTTAATGTATCAGCCTATCAGTTCCAGCAGCATGCTTTTATTGGACAGGTGGTCGAAGCCCTGGAGACGTCACAGCTTGACCCAGGTTACCTCTCCTTGGAACTGACAGAGAGCGCAATGCTGAAAGATATTGTCTATAGCATTTCGGTTATGAAATCGTTGCAGGAACTCGGGGTAAAGGTTTCGATTGATGACTTCGGAACAGGGTACTCGTCATTAAGTTATTTGCGTAATTTGCCAATCGATACGCTTAAAATCGACCAATCATTCATCAATAACCTTCATGACGACCCATCCGATATTGCAATCGTCAAGGCAATCATCACCATGGGCCAGGGTCTTTCGGTCAAAATTGTTGCCGAGGGTGTAGAAACATATGAACAGCTGAATCTTTTAAGAGATTTGGATTGCCATTATGCCCAGGGGTACTACATCCAGAAGCCGCTTGATATAGCTGCTTTCGAAAAAGGCTTCAGTACTATGGAAAATATTGTGTATTAA